A stretch of DNA from Labrus mixtus chromosome 6, fLabMix1.1, whole genome shotgun sequence:
CTTATGTACTGGTATAATTGATGATCATATCTCAAGAAAGTATTCTCCCAGCCTCtgagtttgtgtttatacaatgTTATTTGTACTACTTCCTGCTGCTGTCtacttctttatttatataaatatggtAGCTGATATTTTCATGATTTCCCGTGAtgattcacatgttttttttttttgctgccccTTTGATGTAGTGTATGAATGGCCATGTGTTGCAAAACCCTGCTTCTTTCAGACAAATAATTGAACCTGAGTTTAGGTTCATCAGCCATACGATTAAGTCAGCATGCAGGATAACAGGCCCTGCCACTTGTTCACTGGTAAATTGATTGAAGCCATAATTATTGTAATTGAATTCAACTGTGTGAAAACTTCCCCTTTAAAGAAAGACCAGTTGCCAGACCTTGCACTATCCAATAGAAATGGAGATCAGTCACACAGGTGGTAACAAAAAGAGCACAATGGTTTCAGGAAACGACCAAATCCCCACTTAAACTTATTTTACAAACAACTGTACGAAGAGTATTTGAttaatattgatattttttaaatatagaatTTGGGCTGATCTGTAATTATAAAATGAGGAAAACAGTGAGTCAATAGAGATGTCTACAATCTATTTATCTTCACCATTTTGCAGATTAGCATTTTAATCTGTATTAATGTGTCATCAAATTGACAATTCTGGTATTGTGTTACTATACAGATGAGTTAATTGacttgttttctgattttgtcctgtgtCCTCACTGTTCTCTCTAGGACAGAGCCATGGGTGCGTTCCTGGACAAGCCCAAGACGGAGAAGCACAACTTACACGGCGAGGGAAATGGCCTTCGCTTCGGACTCAGCTCCATGCAGGGCTGGCGGGTGGAGATGGAGGACGCTCATACATCTGTGTTGGAACTTCCTGCTCCTGGAATGACTGACTGGTCCTTTTTCGCTGTGTACGATGGTCATGCTGGATCAAGGGTCGCCAACTACTGCTCTAAGCACCTTCTAAAACACATAATCAGTGCCAGCTTAGAGGCTGGAGCGTCACAAAGCGGTTCAGatagctccaacaacgaccacccAGCCTCAGTTCCTCCTACAGTGGAGGCTGTGAAAGCTGGCATCCGGACAGGCTTCCTGAGGATTGATGAGCACATGCGTAGCTCCTCTGACCTTCGCAATGGCATGGACCGAAGTGGCTCTACAGCAGTGGGAGTCCTCCTGTCCCCGGATCATTTCTTCTTCATTAACTGTGGGGATTCCCGAGCAGTTTTATACCGCAATTCACATGTGTGCTTCTCCACACTTGACCACAAGCCTTGCAACCCTCGTGAGAGAGAGCGGATCCAGAATGCAGGCGGCTCAGTGATGATTCAGAGGGTTAACGGGTCACTGGCCGTATCCCGGGCCTTGGGGGACTACGATTACAAGTGCGTGGAAGGCAAGGGCCCAACAGAGCAGCTGGTCAGTCCAGAACCGGCTGTGTTTGAGATGGTTCGGGCCCCAGAACAGGACCAGTTTGTGGTCCTAGCATGTGATGGCATCTGGGATGTCATGTCCAACGAGGAGCTGTGCGAGTTTGTGAAATCTAGACTTGAGGTGTCTGATGACCTGGAGAGGGTCTGCAATGAAGTAGTGGACACCTGCCTGCACAAGGTGGGTACACATTTGGTTATGAGTATGAAGTTTTGTAAATTACTGTGACTTAGCTAATGGCTTCTGGAGATTGGAGTTTGGGGAATTTGACAGAATCAAGTCCTCGAAGACTCGCCacaaatggttttaaaatgattgtgtCACTGAGAAGCTACTCAAGTTACAAACTATCTGTTTAAAAGATGTGCAAAAATGTCAGTGAAGAGTTTTTCCAGAGCTTTTAAAAGCTGAAAAGGAACTTGCTGTTCAAGCTTCTGTGTCCTAGAGTAAGGATTTCTAAAATACAAGAGAAGGACAAATTCAAATCTGTATAAGTATGAAGTGTCAAACCCTTGCCATCTGACAGCTTGAGAGATCGCTGTTGAAATCCTGAAGGTTTCATCAGAACAGGAGATTTAGTGAGTTGGGAAAACATTTGGTATAAAATGTCTTGTTTATGTCCCGTTATTGAATCTGAGCCGTCTGTTATAAATGCTGCCTTAGCTGTGTGAGTGTAAATTGCTAAATTATTTGTGCCCAGAAGTAACCTCCACTATTCCTTTCAGCACCACAAGTGAGCCCTTCTCTTACATACTCTGTCTTTtggttcctctctcctcccgtCTATCTCAGGGGAGTCGGGATAACATGAgtgttgtgttagtgtgtttggcCAGCGCTCCCAAAGTGTCAGAGGAAGCCATGAGGAAAGACGCTGAACTCAACAAATACCTGGAGTCTCGAGTGGAAGGTGAGAATGGATGTGAGGAGAACGAGGATGATTGCTAAATCTATGTGCAAACGAAGTGAGATTGAGGAATATGATACCGGTAGTTGCTCATTTTATTCATCTCTCTTCCATCTCTTCTGAAAACCAGCTCTGTGGGTTAACAATTGTATTTATAATCAAAATACACCCAATATTGTTGTTTGATGGATGTAGTAAGGATTAACATTTCTTTATCTTGGCTTCTAAAAAGCTTTTTCTTGGAGACACAGGATCTCTCTCCAGCTGAAACTCTGTATCATATCTGTATGCATGCTTTCTTCACCGACTGACCCCGGCATTCTCTATTGTCTAACCTCCAGCCAAGTTTGCTCCGGCTCACAGCAGAGGAATGACACCATCATGACCCCCGTTTCCATTTCAGCAAGCATCTCCCCTCTTTATTCCCTGTTCACCCCTCTCCTTCATATGCTCTCTGTAAACAcatctttctctcccctccatcCCTAAAATGTTTGGAATGGAATCACTTCACctccttgtctttctctctctcgttttcttcctcatttcattttttctcaaGATTATAAACATGGTGCAGATTATTGCCTCTGGGTTGGTTACTGTTCTATTGCACAAAACCAGCGCTGGTCAGGTTTCAGATTTGG
This window harbors:
- the ppm1ba gene encoding protein phosphatase 1B isoform X1 codes for the protein MGAFLDKPKTEKHNLHGEGNGLRFGLSSMQGWRVEMEDAHTSVLELPAPGMTDWSFFAVYDGHAGSRVANYCSKHLLKHIISASLEAGASQSGSDSSNNDHPASVPPTVEAVKAGIRTGFLRIDEHMRSSSDLRNGMDRSGSTAVGVLLSPDHFFFINCGDSRAVLYRNSHVCFSTLDHKPCNPRERERIQNAGGSVMIQRVNGSLAVSRALGDYDYKCVEGKGPTEQLVSPEPAVFEMVRAPEQDQFVVLACDGIWDVMSNEELCEFVKSRLEVSDDLERVCNEVVDTCLHKGSRDNMSVVLVCLASAPKVSEEAMRKDAELNKYLESRVEEMLSRPGEEGFPDLVTVMRNLSTDSGMPTLPPGGGLASKRSVIEAVYNRLNPYKEEDGNGADLECHW
- the ppm1ba gene encoding protein phosphatase 1B isoform X2: MGAFLDKPKTEKHNLHGEGNGLRFGLSSMQGWRVEMEDAHTSVLELPAPGMTDWSFFAVYDGHAGSRVANYCSKHLLKHIISASLEAGASQSGSDSSNNDHPASVPPTVEAVKAGIRTGFLRIDEHMRSSSDLRNGMDRSGSTAVGVLLSPDHFFFINCGDSRAVLYRNSHVCFSTLDHKPCNPRERERIQNAGGSVMIQRVNGSLAVSRALGDYDYKCVEGKGPTEQLVSPEPAVFEMVRAPEQDQFVVLACDGIWDVMSNEELCEFVKSRLEVSDDLERVCNEVVDTCLHKGSRDNMSVVLVCLASAPKVSEEAMRKDAELNKYLESRVEEMLSRPGEEGFPDLVTVMRNLSTDSGMPTLPPGGGLASKRSVIEAVYNRLNPYKEEDGPSCFI